ttttatcaaataggatcgttttagtttgtgatcaatgaagtgatgaaattccatgttttttttgcaattatttcctgttttgcttttgcaccctatgtgttgttatcttcccaatggagcacatatgatccacctcaaaactcaaatttatcaaatggatcattaaagtaggcttaaattatgcatttttttgttctagaactttagctgtaaatcaatatttctatttttaaaacgtgaaaaacctcgtgggaaggaaagggttaaaaggtctcaaataaattataattataataataataataaaaataattatcaagAGTTATCGTTCTTGGATAAAAGAAGCATTGGCTTTTTCTGGGCGgttgagaaatttttaatttatttaattggtCGTGTACATTATCGGTGTGATCAATAAACTGATTTAAAACAGCTCCTAGAGCAACTAGAGACGCATCAGCAATTACTCTAGTTCGGAGATTGTTATCGAATAACGATTGAGTTTGTACATTTGAAAcagcttgtttcaaattttggaaactttCCTCATGCTTCGCTTCCCATTTGaatctaatatttttgtaaataagttCTCGTAGAGGTGCTGTTACAGTTTCTAAATTCGGAATAAATTTGCCAATATACGTTACAAGTTCAAGAAAACTTCAAGCTTCTTCCGAAGTTCTAGATTTGCGAAATTTTTGCAAACAGcctcttttttttgttctccATTGGTCGAACTCCTTCAGCTGATATCTTATGTCCTAAAAATTCTATCTCGCGCactttgaaaatgcatttttgattATTGAGCAGAATTTTACGACTTTTCAAAACAGCTTATATTTGTGACTTCGGTCGTGTTCTTCTTGAGTTTCTCCATAAACGAAAATATCATCAATATAATTGATAACATTTTCACAACCAATCAATATTTGTTCGAGAGTCTTCTGAACCATTTCAGGTGCTCATGATACTCCAAACATTAAACGCTAATAGCGAAATAATCCTCTATGGCTTATAAATGTTGTAATATATCGGAAGGATTCTTCTAATTCAATCTGAGAATCAattaataacaaacaaaaattatatttcaccCATTTTTAATTACATATCAGAAACACAAAGATCCTTAAATATTTCGTAAACAAAGAAACGGTTTACAGAATTCGTTTCGTTCATAGGACTCATGATGCTAAggcgagaaaaaatcattgagtTTTGCTATAACTACCTTAAAAGGGTTAACATTATACGCCTTATCCTCAGCAACATTTGCACCATCAAGTGAATAAAAGACATCCTGAAGTTCAACACCTCCTTTGGGTAGTAAAATATTTCTCAACTTTCATTTCTGGTTGCATTTTTCTGTCCTACAGCTGCTACAATAAAGTTATTGTGAAATTGCGTCACCATTTCTGCCATTATGTCCGAAATTGTGTTGTATGAAGATGATTCCAAGCTTCCATTTGAAGGCTAAAATTATAATGATATTTTTAACAGGTGATGTCATGGTAATGTATCTAAAATTtattgtagtgaaaaaaaatatggaacgaaaatttaaataattttcagtaTTCAAGCTCGAAGCCAATCATGTTACCGGCTCGAAGCCAACAGTATTTCAAGCTCGAAGCCAACTggaacgaaaatttaaataattttcagtaTTCAAGCTCGAAGCCAATCATTTTACCGGCTCGAAGCCAACGGTATTTCAAGCTCGAAGCCAAccgttttttttcaagctcGAAGCCAATCATTTTTCCGGCTCGAAGCCAACGGTATTTCAAGCTCGAAGCcaaccgttttttttatttcaagctcGAAGccaaagtaaatttaaaattttttttagtcactggactaaaaaaattgataatttttatacaatctCTAAAACAGTGCGATTGTTTTATAAGATTGATTAAAGGACTAAtagaacaaaaatgacttacTTGTAATAAAATGAATTCTCATAATCCTTGGAAACTAAAATTATTCTCCTTTTCACTCGTCGCCAGATGTGGTATTTCCGGAGTTTCTATTGACAGTAAAACACGTCTTTACAGTATAATGTATAATCGAAGAATGTATTTTCACTAAAAAGCCTACTTTAATATTTACAATTGATGACCATGCTGATTTAGTGATCTCAACTAATCACCATAGAGCTTGTTTGTACCTGCGCTGCGTAACTGTAGATGGTCAGATATCGGTTAGATTGGTAACTGCCAAGTCAAGAGTAGCCcctttggaaaatttgaaaagatcgaaAAGGAAAACCTCAATCCCACGGTTAGAATTGTCTTCAGCTCTCCAACTCTCACATTTGTACGAGAAATTTGCTAGAGTTTTCCCAGAAATCACCGAGGCGTATTTCTGGACGGACTCTATGATCGTTAAGCATTGGTTAGCTTCGCATCCATCTCGTTGGCAAATGTTTGTAGCGAATCGAGTGTCGGAAATCCAGCACATCACAAAGAACGGCTTCTGGAATCATGTTGCTGGAATTGTGAACCCGGCAGACCTTATTTCACGAGGGGTATCCCCAGCTCAACTTTGCTACGAAAAATTATGGTTCGAGGGTCCTCAGTGGTTATCCCAAGCTCAACAATATTGGCCTCGTCAAACAGCTGAAGGTCAAGAAGAGTTCGACCCATCAATCGTCGAAGAACGTCCAACTACTACAACGCTGATGTCGAAGAGTGAACCCTTTCACGAAATTTTTGGTCTGAAGTCGTCGTTTACGAGTTTGATCCGTATTGTCGCAGTTATGCTCCGCTTCAGACACAATTCTCAAAAGATCAATCGTTTGTGTCGACGAGTTGGTCCGTTGACACCACAAGAAATGCAGTATGCTATCGTAGTTTTGGTCCGCCTTTCACAGAATGAGTCGTTTGAGTCAGAGTTAAAAGATTTGGAAAGGAATGGTCAAGTAGAAAGAAGGTCGAGAATTGCTAAATTGAACCCATTTGTCAAAGATGGTACAATCCGCGTCGGGGGCCGGTTGTCGAACGCTCCATTACCGGATTCTCGAAAACATCCGTGGGTTCTCGACCATCGTCATCCATTGGCTCTACTTATTGTGCGTGATTATCACTTGCGTCAATTTCACGCTGGGCAGCAGTTGCTTATCGCCTCCGTAAGACGAAGTTTTTGGCCAACAAACATCAATTCCTTGGCGAGAAAGGTGATTCACGAGTGTGTTCCGTGTTTCAAAAGCAGACCTAAGATTTCAGAACAGATTATGTCAGATTTGCCGTCAGTCAGAGTTACGCCATCGTCAGCATTTTTAAAAGTGGGAGTTGACTACTGTGGTCCATTTAACGTCAGCTACCCTAATCGTCGTACAACACCGGTGAAATGCTATGTAGCTATCTTCGTTTGCTTGGCAGTGAAAGCGGTTCATTTGGAGCTCGTTATGGAGCTAACGACTGAAGCCTTCATTGCTGCACTGCGCAGGTTCATCGGGCGCCGATCGAAACCAGAATTGATTATGTGCGACAATGCAACGACATTTGTTGGAGCAAACAACTCATTGAAAGAGATTGGTCGGCTTATGAGGtctaatgattttcaaaacactgTGATCAAGACAGCAGCAGAAGAGGGTGTCGAATTTCGTTTCATTCCACCCAGATCACCCAATTTCGGAGGTTTGTGGGAAGCCCAAGTGAAATCCTTTAAGGGTCACTTCCGGAAAACTATTGGTTTGCGTACTCTAAGTGTCGATGAAATGGTTACCGCACTGGTACAAACCGAAGCCGTTTTGAATTCACGACCTCTCACACCACAAAGCAGCGACCCGAATGATTTCGCAGTACTCACCCCAGGACATTTCTTGGTCCAACGCCCACTAACAGCATTACCCGAGCGAGATGTAGGAACAATCCCCGTAGGCAGACTTACGATGTGGCAGAGAGCACAGCAGGTGGCTCAGTGTTTTTGGAAAACGTGGAGAACCCAATATCTGTCCAATTTACAAAACCGAACACGTTGGATGgtaaaacgaaaaaacataGTTCCTGGAATGATGGTTCTTCTAAAAGAAGATAACGTCCCCCCGTTGAAATGGCCCTTGGGAAGAATCGAAGAAGTTTTCCGTGGAAAAGATGGAAACGTGCGAGTTGTAAATGTCCGCACGCAAGACGGAAACTTTAATCGAAGCAtctcaaaaatatgtttgctTCCTATTCGAGAAAATGAAGAATTGTCAGATGAAAATGTCAGAAATTAAGGTTATTTGTCAGAAATTGCTGGAAATGGCTGATACGAGCCAAATAAGTTGAGATTTGGTCAGAAAGCATGAGTAAGTTTTCTTAATGaggaaatatttattgttttgaatgatgaaaacCGTTTAGAATGTCTGCGTCTGTTTTTGCTGAGTTATATTCGATATGAATGGAAAAATAGTTTCTTTGAGAGCCTATTGTGAATGGGTATTCGTTCTGTATGAATGTCAGTCGTGGTTGTGATATCACTACTTAATTCTACAAAATTGCTAATGTTTCGtacctttattttattttcatccatccTGAGTACCGAAATCACCGTCAGCTACCATCTAGTTCTTGGCAGCACGATCAACTTGGCCTGATCATCCAAGTAACAACACCAAAGTCCCTATGCCAACGTAGCACCGTGTGACGGTATCAGATGTTTGCTAGCTAGAACATCTGAAATTGGATGGAAAATAATCAGCACCGAATTCATTTACGAGAAATGATATTCTACCTACCTGACATCGCAGTTGATTTCCAgaattcgaagaaattctcttcCATTTCCAACCATCGGTGCGATGCGGTGcgcaacacaattttttatacatCACCTGAGATTCAGCTTTACCGAAGGCTGAAAGTAGGATTGGATTGGTCACCTAGCACTTTGGATTCGATCAAACCTACTCACCTGCTGGAATTGCAGCTCGATTGTCTCGGCTACTATGAGGAGCATCGCACAGCAACATCGAGTTGGTCAAAATTTCCCACGAATGGTACCGCAGAACAggaaaaaaccgaaaaacgCCAGATGCGTGAAAAGTTCAGGATTTGTTCtgaacagcagcagcaagtaAACTCAACACACGAcgaatttccaaaacaaaacaaaccgcGGAATCAGTCAATACCAAATCGggcaataaaatttattggatGGTTTTAATAGCTTTTATTTTAGGAAGGATGGATATAAAGTACTGGAAAATCCAATAAACTTTATTATAAAAGCCAATAGATTGTACAATTATTTTTTGGCGCTGATGTATCTAgagaaaactattcaaaaatccaataaattttatacgTTCGCTCTGCAATACTACACCAAATAAAATATATctgaaaatcttataaatttcataaatttgattAGGTATAGTTTTTAGTAGATGTGGTTTACATTCGGAAACAATAATGTTCGGATCAGGCTGTAAATTTTCGAAGAAGGACGGCTGCCCGTTCCAATTGTTCCATATTTGTACTGAAACCCGACTATCATTTAGTGAAGGATGGAAAAAGCACGGGAAATTAATGATTATTGGATTGTGAAGCAGGTACGTAagtaaaatgtttcatttttttccaactatTTCAATCCTTCGTATCGCTTTCTCCACAGCAAAACTGTATTTCGGTTGTGTAATAGAAGCGCACCAACCACATCAATCGAGGAGATTCTTCCGGAGAAAGAACTTCACCAGAACtggatattcaaattatttgaacaaTATTTTCGTCGAGCCTCAGGTAAGAATAAATCATATCCAACATTTTTGTTCAgcagaaatatttctttcatttttatttaaggtaATCAATTTTCGCCCCCGGAACGCCAACCCAATACCTCGGCACGCGCGATCGACTTCCGAAACGATGCTCGTGTGCATCAAGCGGCAATTTTTATCACTTACGGTGGATTAGGAGCAGGTTCCAGCATTTGAAAAAGGAACGTCGACCACATTCAGGTGAACATGTTCGTTTAAACCATGCAGACGACCGCCATACCTAAAtaatttgtcaataaaaaaatcaaaactcaaatcACGATAAATCATTTATacgaaatccgaaaaaaaacaaaaacatttatttcattGCATTGAACtgtaattgaaatcaaattgacAAACTATAACATTCATTGGAATTTCCAATAAAGATAATCGGTACGAAAATCTATGCATTTCATTTTGTGTATACAGttgtaaaaagtattggattttcttttAGTGCAAAAGCactaaaaaatctgataaagctTATAGCCAGATTTCGGTCAGTGCATGGGAGAGAACTGTTCCCCATGGGCGTACGGGGATGGTAGAAAAAAGGGGCTCATCACCCTAACATGAtgtcgaaatttgtttttgaaataatggAATTTTGCATTGTATAGAGTATATAGATTGATAAATGAAATGAATTGGCATATTATAGAATTAAAATGGGTTCATCACCCTTAATagatgatgatattttttggcaacaatGTTGCAATTAGTATTATATAGCGTAGAGGattaattgattgattgatttgattaattGATAGTTGCATTATTGATGATAGTAAAGTAATTGATAAGATTTGTATTGAAATCCGGCTGGTTTCAAGGGGGCcggaatgtttgaaaatgagaCTTCATTCCGTGATTCGTGGAACCCCCAGCAGTGAGACGTGCTAACGGGCCTAAATACTcaatttctcacgtctcactgctaCACCGTCGGAGCAGTCTGAGCAATATCCAGAGAGCCGAAACTGGGAGAAAAAACAAACGGCAAATAAACTAATCATAAGTTCTTATCCAACCACGAAACAGCGCGTACGCGATTCTTTAACCGCTCCGAAAACCCCACACCCAGGCAAAATAAGTTGTTCCCCCAGAGTGGGAAAGTGATAAACACTTAGTGGAGTGGAACTGATTTCACTCGAAGAAAAAGCTAGTTTTACAGTCCGCTAGCTAGTGACAAATTGGTGTTATCGAACAAAAGTTTTTTGGCGCATCCGGTTCTTTGCGCCTTGGCCTTGCGCTTTTTGCCGATCAgtatgctgaaaagtaaaccaaATATGTATTTTGAGTTCgcaaatatattcaacgttagcaaaaattgaaacttaaacTAAAACTTACCATTTAAAATACCACAATCACATTCAACTATGCACTAAGGAAGACATATAATTTATCAAGAGTTCTTTGgctttcgatgaaaaaaactgaaggaatgaatgaatttgttcattttattttcgcAATGCCgtatcttctatttttcataagatgttcctatgaaacttgatagaatttcataagactcttatgaaaaccaattttgcactctaaaaagtggttcataagacgcatcttatgaacattataataagaatttgcctgagtgtagtaGAGTCTTAAAATTTTGTAGAGTGNNNNNNNNNNNNNNNNNNNNNNNNNNNNNNNNNNNNNNNNNNNNNNNNNNNNNNNNNNNNNNNNNNNNNNNNNNNNNNNNNNNNNNNNNNNNNNNNNNNNNNNNNNNNNNNNNNNNNNNNNNNNNNNNNNNNNNNNNNNNNNNNNNNNNNNNNNNNNNNNNNNNNNNNNNNNNNNNNNNNNNNNNNNNNNNNNNNNNNNNNNNNNNNNNNNNNNNNNNNNNNNNNNNNNNNNNNNNNNNNNNNNNNNNNNNNNNNNNNNNNNNNNNNNNNNNNNNNNNNNNNNNNNNNNNNNNNNNNNNNNNNNNNNNNNNNNNNNNNNNNNNNNNNNNNNNNNNNNNNNNNNNNNNNNNNNNNNNNNNNNNNNNNNNNNNNNNNNNNNNNNNNNNNNNNNNNNNNNNNNNNNNNNNNNNNNNNNNNNNNNNNNNNNNNNNNNNNNNNNNNNNNNNNNNNNNNNNNNNNNNNNNNNNNNNNNNNNNNNNNNNNNNNNNNNNNNNNNNNNNCGTTTACTTTCGTCTCGATTCCAGCTATTTTCCGCCGCTAGTCCCTTCACTTTTAATAAACCTAGGTTAGAGATTTAATTTCTACATTTCTCAATCAATTTCTCACCTCAATTTGAGTTAGgttcaatttgacgattccTAATCGAAAAACGCTTCGTTGCGTGGTATTGTAATCTAGATCGAATAGTCATGCATTAGAACCAGtgtccggcacaaaaacgctaatctgCTTAttgctaattagtccgctaactttcggtTAGCGAATTAATTTTCTCGCTATATTTTTCTCCAGCTAGCGGATAAGAAAGTTCCGCTAACTGAAGAACGCTACCTCTTTAAAGTGTTAGTTTGGCCATAGACTTATAGACCATAAAATTGGCATTATtcagtattaaaattttgaatccgatcaggtatttaaattttcgttccAGATTGATTTCAGAAGCTATTCGATCTCGATTTTGATTGGAATCATAGGAATAAGAGTCTTTTTGAATTGTCTTCATTTGAATTTATGTCTTAAGCATAAGCCTTCTTCGAATGCaaaagagatgaaaaagttgtgaaaaattgatatttccagaacaaaatattcaagtcaataaatcaatcaatcttttgagcattaatgtcaaaaaagatgaaaaactattccggacaaaaaaaacatctacTGAAAGAAATTCTTTGCATtaactgatgtaaaaaaaaattaataaacgggtgaatattttgaaaaatttgattaaattttttttctttttactttctACCAAATACTCTTACTTAAACTAAAAGTGGACTGACGCAACTGATATggacagaaatattacaaaataagttcgaaaactGCCCCTATTGATATCATTTCACATCATTTATAATTGAAGATGGCtgcaaaaattgtgttttgcttatcgttttcaaaactttctactatcgattagcgattagcgctttattaTAAATCGATAACTTCAACGCAACATATAGCGGTTTAAACAGCGTTCGCTAACTTTGACCGAGATAGCGAGCTAGTTAGCGCCGCTAAcatttcagttagcgatgcggAACActgctgattttgaaaaaaactttgaaattttcttatgaTTCAGAAAATTTTAGCTACGAAACCAAATTAGGCTTTACTGATTTcagattaataaaaaatctaataatcCGATAACGCATAGTGttgatttaaaacaacactaaagcttagttcttttagaaatgggacagttacgaatgcgtgtatctcaaaaaccattcgtttgatcgaaatactttctatgaagaaaatgaaggtaatgttatgatatttcttgaaaaaatttgaaaaaaaatttttatcgttttttgttagagaaatttttattttattcttggtatctcccattggccggcgcacacttttttcagtcatggtattgatcagtttttccaacttatttttcgtcaaatctatatttgaggtggcttcaccctccttcttcaatttctgatacttttcggtccaatacttctcttttaaaagaaactggaagcattttagtggatacagtagtttcgaaatgaacaaatttgattatttttgaccacattttagaacgtttttaatggaatttcttctggcaaaatctgacaataacgaattaaaaccatcataagattGAACTTGAAGTTAAATCGGTGATATAAATCGTAAGTTGCGAATGGTACAAAcaaaattactctttttaggattttaaaaacagcgaaaaccaaagtttcgttttgaaaatttttgtttttttttcgcaggagcagaattttgtcaaatcattataattttatacaaaataaccagcaaaaacATACTTAAATATACTCGGGATCTTGCAACGAGCAGACaaggtataggattcaaacgctggaatttgtttaaaatagggtatttcataagttttgtcgttcatcagaaatcatctgtcccatagcctcggtaccgacTTTACAGCTTacaagctctggaactagcaaaaaatggtggtttgaggttgggtttcaatgagtcatcactaggcaacacatTCAGCTtctcggagaaaattgttttggacatttcagcgatcgactcttagtttttcgcttattgaaaaattaaaaaatgctggtatgagacttgacctccctgatgacccttaaccgtagttgccgatcatttgcttcactccaatgcttgatttgaactttgtggacattattgacagtgtttgcatacttatccaccacaaaaactcaattatttttgaataatcaacggatTTGTGAgctaacaatttaaaaatgacgaattttaaaggaaactgtgcaaaattatttctttctttttctcttgcatcgtgcatatctcaaaaacgcgtgaattttaaattttgaaaaaaataggtcgaataatactttttacaggcaacaaaatgctgtcaaaattttgaatatccaataactagtaaacgagctattagcagatgaaagtgtcccatttctaaaagaactaagctttaatcaaaatccaaatatctcaaaaaacacgtggatatttttgagaaatttattcacaaaaaatattccaaaaaaaattaaaaaaattagaccATGGTATTTTCATTACGATAATTTAATGTATGTTTGAGATATCAAACAAAGTATGCGAACCaattgcaaaattaaaattttattatttttttgaaaaaaggagtTTTTAgtaaatcgctgttatttcttcagatttgcgaattctaacaattttttttaaatctcaatcaatcacaaacaccttccaaATTAACCAAATTCGCACCCCATtaacaaggttttgaagaaataagcATAATCATATTGAAATGAActaagaatttcgaaaaaaatatttttcaactttgatgggccgtaacttttataatactcaaaataacaaaatcctttgttattcgaattaaaatgtcaTTATTccacaaagtttttgaaaaaatgacaacactGGCATGCATTATAACATCCGTTTTTGAGTAAATGCATTTGTCTATCAGTTTAATCTTTCGGTGACATGGGCAATTGCCCAGAATGCACCGCTACTCTCTAACTAAACTTGTCACCGCCCTTTGAGTGGACATTACTTGCCATTACGAAGCAAAATCTCCAAACTAATCGATTGAGCTTCTTCAAGAATATGCTACGAACGTTCCATTGAAGGATTGAACTTCCTAGCAGAATATTTCCTATAAGTAAAATCCCACAACACACTTCATTGTAGGAGGTCTCGCCACCAGCATGAATGTGGAAAAGCTTTGCTGATGTAAAGCGGAAATGCATTAGCACGTGACGAAG
This sequence is a window from Uranotaenia lowii strain MFRU-FL chromosome 3, ASM2978415v1, whole genome shotgun sequence. Protein-coding genes within it:
- the LOC129752612 gene encoding uncharacterized protein LOC129752612, which produces MIVKHWLASHPSRWQMFVANRVSEIQHITKNGFWNHVAGIVNPADLISRGVSPAQLCYEKLWFEGPQWLSQAQQYWPRQTAEGQEEFDPSIVEERPTTTTLMSKSEPFHEIFGLKSSFTSLIRIVAVMLRFRHNSQKINRLCRRVGPLTPQEMQYAIVVLVRLSQNESFESELKDLERNGQVERRSRIAKLNPFVKDGTIRVGGRLSNAPLPDSRKHPWVLDHRHPLALLIVRDYHLRQFHAGQQLLIASVRRSFWPTNINSLARKVIHECVPCFKSRPKISEQIMSDLPSVRVTPSSAFLKVGVDYCGPFNVSYPNRRTTPVKCYVAIFVCLAVKAVHLELVMELTTEAFIAALRRFIGRRSKPELIMCDNATTFVGANNSLKEIGRLMRSNDFQNTVIKTAAEEGVEFRFIPPRSPNFGGLWEAQVKSFKGHFRKTIGLRTLSVDEMVTALVQTEAVLNSRPLTPQSSDPNDFAVLTPGHFLVQRPLTALPERDVGTIPVGRLTMWQRAQQVAQCFWKTWRTQYLSNLQNRTRWMVKRKNIVPGMMVLLKEDNVPPLKWPLGRIEEVFRGKDGNVRVVNVRTQDGNFNRSISKICLLPIRENEELSDENVRN